The Carassius carassius chromosome 34, fCarCar2.1, whole genome shotgun sequence genome has a segment encoding these proteins:
- the LOC132114866 gene encoding scavenger receptor cysteine-rich type 1 protein M160-like — protein sequence MTLYKNNPPLPQQYLMDHVQCTSNETSLWKCPIVETHETACTKDFVAVECSGIVQLRLNLNEQHDKCAGVVEFSTPDGIIGVCNDKWDESIAQRICKETGCGDHFYIPKPGMFKGQESKRNVMLKCFGNESYSWQCMEWSDCKERASVICTKHKRLRLLDGSNFCSGLVEENSVGKNAWVLQQTNERPEVICPQLNCGSTGNFTKNNGTNRLTCSDTVKLRNFTKKCFGDVSIVLNGTNYGVCYNDLALSLKMGAVVCRELGCGKVLHVQEDSVFNDLVINAECHGDEKSLWHCLVNRETKRCKGTKVICSDSLDVRLSDGLGRCSGRVEVQWEGSWWSIGSSLPTSSVWPAVNSDVVCQHLNCGTSNKTTTELFIQGNQQQLETFKTCERSSAKLHDCFVGTSPEPPFTLSSRKKKNINIICTKEELMSFEGEVSCQGRVRIESFDGGTRWLLMGENNTKASNICDTMQCGSLKSFVPAQNNTHANVTCSGSVSVALSEKCWGTVELCRDGKCGAICSWKTREDSNMICGNLGCGEPIQFTFQHQINNQSVRYHSVYCSESVQNMSMCNFLPKKDSTCSIPAQVICKDSVKARLEDPRDKCAGTVSLFYAGQWTPVCQDSNQEKLKTAICRQLNCGDTLQENPNFKLLDESQIKGLSGITCQDSADSVSKCDLSKVSFEEKCPVMYLKCTDWERLLLYKKEGECSGPVYGFKKENTHLVREEGWGREEGQKLCEYLQCGNYTSHSTREPQDQMVDWWIKTYTCSGKENMLECKSRDEPVQRQQQLSIQCDRIPPAITLSKNCTGDVLINKKHVSAFQWNEQMSNDLCTHLRCGKAINWSVEKKRQKCWHFSCTGSETSLWQCGSKEGNCENYLSVACENAIEFRSTEKCGGKLGIKYEEQWEYVCGNLTDADAKKVCDMLQCNTNQELLNEQDIDKETKVNISCPKSYQNIFQCVNRLKKPGCSSEYADIKCEGYIPKPENSLWKLILGLLGGMLGLLILVLMITNRKRLLLALSHYRNKNGKDINTDMNEMDKVDTENKDLSEQNALFLDNDEYEDVDSLMDKSGEEDEDDRKRDSSGTEYDDIEGQANRISPSQTHHDNDLNLPLLPKRPENILDQDTYEVEKEKEEDYDDVIPIEAAANENAGTTGTQAHVDVDVDEGADSDSEAGPGAEAVLVTTEVEVHAQREQ from the exons ATGACCCTCTATAAAAACAATCCACCTCTACCCCAACAATATTTGATGGATCACGTGCAATGCACATCTAATGAAACAAGCCTTTGGAAATGCCCAATTGTTGAAACACATGAAACAGCCTGCACAAAAGATTTTGTTGCTGTTGAATGCTCTG GAATAGTTCAACTGAGGTTGAATCTGAATGAACAGCATGATAAATGTGCTGGCGTGGTGGAGTTCTCAACGCCCGACGGCATCATCGGGGTCTGTAATGATAAATGGG ATGAAAGCATAGCACAAAGGATATGTAAGGAGACTGGTTGTGGTGATCATTTTTACATCCCTAAGCCTGGAATGTTCAAAGGACAAGAGAGCAAACGAAATGTAATGCTTAAATGTTTTGGTAATGAGAGCTACTCTTGGCAATGTATGGAGTGGTCAGACTGCAAGGAGCGAGCCAGTGTGATCTGCACCA AGCACAAGAGATTACGTCTACTAGATGGCAGCAATTTTTGCTCTGGGTTGGTGGAAGAGAACAGTGTTGGAAAAAACGCATGGGTTCTTCAGCAGACAAATGAGAGGCCTGAAGTCATCTGTCCACAACTGAACTGTGGTTCCACTGGAAATTTCACAAAGAATAATGGAACTAACAGACTGACGTGCTCAG ACACCGTTAAACTCCGCAACTTCACCAAAAAGTGTTTTGGTGACGTTTCCATTGTTCTGAATGGCACTAACTATGGAGTGTGCTACAATGATCTGGCTCTGTCCCTTAAAATGGGGGCGGTGGTCTGTCGAGAGCTTGGCTGTGGCAAGGTGCTTCACGTGCAAGAGGACTCTGTGTTCAATGATTTGGTGATTAATGCTGAGTGCCATGGCGATGAGAAGTCACTGTGGCATTGTCTAGTAAATCGTGAGACAAAACGATGCAAGGGAACCAAAGTTATATGTTCAG ACAGCTTGGATGTACGTCTGAGCGATGGTCTGGGTCGCTGTTCTGGACGCGTAGAGGTGCAATGGGAGGGCTCATGGTGGTCCATTGGCTCTAGCTTACCCACTAGCTCTGTCTGGCCCGCTGTGAATTCAGACGTGGTGTGTCAACATCTCAATTGTGGTACATCTAATAAAACAACTACAGAACTTTTCATCCAAGGAAATCAGCAGCAACTGGAAACATTTAAAACGTGTGAACGCTCTTCAGCAAAGCTCCATGACTGTTTTGTTGGAACTTCCCCTGAGCCTCCTTTCACGCTATcaagcagaaaaaagaaaaacataaatatcATTTGCACAA AGGAAGAACTTATGTCCTTTGAAGGTGAAGTTTCCTGCCAGGGAAGAGTACGCATCGAGTCATTTGATGGTGGGACCCGCTGGCTGCTAATGGGGGAAAACAACACAAAAGCCAGCAACATATGCGATACAATGCAGTGTGGATCTCTGAAATCATTTGTTCCGGCACAAAACAACACACATGCCAATGTCACATGTTCAG GATCAGTGAGTGTGGCGCTTTCAGAAAAATGCTGGGGAACGGTTGAGCTCTGCAGAGATGGCAAGTGTGGAGCGATTTGCTCTTGGAAAACAAGAGAGGACTCAAATATGATCTGTGGGAACCTGGGCTGTGGAGAACCAATTCAATTCACATTTCAACATCAGATAAATAATCAGTCTGTGAGGTATCATAGTGTGTACTGCTCAGaatctgtgcaaaatatgagcaTGTGCAACTTTCTTCCCAAAAAAGACTCTACCTGCAGCATCCCAGCCCAAGTGATATGCAAAG ACAGCGTCAAAGCTAGACTGGAGGATCCGAGAGACAAATGCGCTGGAACAGTGTCACTGTTTTACGCTGGGCAGTGGACACCTGTCTGCCAAGACAGTAATCAGGAAAAACTTAAAACTGCAATCTGCAGGCAACTGAATTGTGGGGACACTCTGCAGGAAAATCCTAATTTTAAATTGCTTGACGAGTCCCAAATCAAAGGACTATCAGGAATTACATGTCAGGATAGTGCCGACTCTGTTTCCAAATGTGACCTCAGTAAGGTTTCATTTGAAGAAAAATGTCCTGTAATGTATCTGAAATGCACAG ATTGGGAACGATTGCTCCTCTATAAGAAGGAAGGTGAATGCAGTGGTCCAGTATATggttttaaaaaggaaaacacaCATCTCGTCAGAGAAGAGGGTTGGGGCAGAGAGGAAGGACAAAAGCTGTGCGAGTATCTGCAGTGTGGAAACTACACATCACACTCTACACGCGAACCACAAGATCAAATGGTGGACTGGTGGATAAAGACCTATACTTGCTCAGGGAAGGAGAACATGTTGGAGTGCAAGAGCCGCGATGAGCCCGTCCAGCGTCAGCAGCAGTTAAGCATCCAATGTGACC GTATACCTCCAGCCATTACGCTCTCAAAAAATTGCACAGGCGATGTGCTCATAAATAAGAAGCATGTTAGTGCATTTCAGTGGAATGAGCAGATGTCCAACGATTTATGTACCCACCTCCGCTGTGGTAAAGCCATCAACTGGAGCgttgaaaaaaaaaggcaaaaatgcTGGCATTTCAGCTGCACAGGATCGGAGACATCGTTGTGGCAGTGTGGCTCTAAGGAGGGCAACTGTGAGAACTACCTCTCTGTGGCATGTGAAA ATGCTATTGaattcagatccactgagaagtGTGGCGGTAAGCTTGGGATCAAGTATGAAGAGCAATGGGAATATGTCTGTGGAAATCTGACTGATGCTGATGCTAAGAAGGTTTGTGATATGCTCCAGTGCAACACTAATCAAGAACTGCTGAATGAACAGGATATAgacaaggaaacaaaggtgaaCATTAGTTGTCCAAAAAGCTACCAGAACATTTTTCAGTGTGTGAACCGTCTCAAAAAACCTGGATGCAGTTCTGAATATGCTGACATCAAATGTGAAG GTTATATTCCAAAACCAGAAAATTCTTTATGGAAACTGATATTGGGTCTATTAGGAGGCATGCTGGGGTTGCTGATTTTGGTTTTGATGATCACAAATCGGAAACGCCTACTTTTAGCTT TAAGTCATTACAGAAATAAGAATGGCAAAGACATCAACACTGATATGAATGAAATGGATAAGGTGGATACAGAGAACAAAG atttgtctgaacaaaatgcattgtttttagaTAATGATGAGTATGAGGATGTGGATTCTCTCATGGACAAGTCAG gagaggaggatgaggatgacaGAAAGAGAGATTCTTCTGGTACAGAATATGATGACATTGAGGGACAAGCCAATAGAATCTCTCCTTCTCAAACCCACCATGACAACGATCTCAACCTCCCTCTCCTTCCCAAGAGACCCGAGAATATTCTTG ATCAGGACACCTATgaagtggagaaagagaaagaggaggaCTACGATGATGTCATACCTATCGAGGCTGCAGCCAATGAAAATGCAGGGACGACAGGGACACAAGCACATGTCGATGTAGATGTGGATGAAGGTGCAGATTCAGATTCAGAAGCAGGTCCAGGTGCCGAGGCTGTACTGGTGACCACAGAGGTAGAAGTTCACGCTCAACGAGAGCAATGA